Genomic segment of Drosophila takahashii strain IR98-3 E-12201 chromosome X, DtakHiC1v2, whole genome shotgun sequence:
ACTGCCCTCCATTTAACTCAAGAGCACTGAAACCAAAGCAGGAAGtagccaaaacattttgtatTTGAAGCGAAGAAGgcgaacatttttaattgattctagtgcaaatttttacaacgatttttatacccaacTCAAGATAACTTGTCCAGAAACtcctttaaaaactttaaaaaaatcgacaaattataaaaattaaattttttaagctaaaaaaaaagttcacataattatttttgaaatcggGAAGCCAAATAAGTAGAAACCAATAAAAAGAATAATTGGCTGCAAcctgtttatttaattaatatttgaaaaacaaagtaaacacttagaaaaaaaggaatttttaaaaaatgtataaacatatttgagacatgaaaataaaaaacttcgTTAGTGAAATCTATACTGATTTCTTtctgttaaattaaaattaaaatttaaatgcttttCATAATTGGATGTGTATTTCAAAGTctagtaatttaaaatataagattATTGTACGAAATTCACGGTCTTTTTTCCGAGTGCATGCCAAAGGTAGTCGAAGGCGGGAAGGTGTCAATACCCTAATCATTGGCTATCTGGGAACCCAGCCGGTAGTGAAATATGTGGCTTCCACTTGTCGGCCCAAAAGACCCAAGCTGCAGAGCCATGTAACCATGCTCGTCACCGCAATCTTATCAATCTTATCGATGGATCCGTAGTCACTGGGCTTTGCTTATCTCGATCTGTATCTAGTGCTGTGCCAATTGTTTTCAATCAACTCGAGTGAATAAAGTGCTTAGCTACTACGGGTTTTGTTGGCAAAAAATCGAGGCATATGGAATGTTGAACCAATAGCATGGGGGaatttaaaccaaaataaCTTGGTCTACAATATTAGTTTATCGGTAGTTTAGTTATGACAAATTGTCAAGTGACTTATGAGCGACGTGCAAATGTCGTTTTTCTGTAgccacaaaattaaattttgtatttcacCTGTGcaataattaccgaaagttcaaAAACGTATGTACTTTCCAACTATCCGTTAGATTGTAAAAACGTGTTGGTTCAACCTCCTAATTATGCATTCAACTTAATTACTATATTTTCTAGTACAAAGTATATAAGGCTGGAGATTACTAAATGACTCGATATGAATTTGAAGGTTTCGCAAAAGATTTTAGTTTGTTGACACCCATTCCGATCGACTTAAGCAAAGTGTTTATTCATGCTAATTGAATTGATTGAAGCGATTCTCGCTATACCATTTCCAGTGGAATATTTCCTAAATATATTCACTTCTCCCTTTAATTGTCtgcaatttatttgtttttggtttcttgAGAGCCCTACTAATCGAACAGGTTGTTAATACCTTATTTGCTATCAGTTGAATTTGTTATCAGCCTTTTATGCACCTCAACTCTCGTAAAGGCGAGATCTTTTGCTTAAATGATTAGTCATGACGAAAGaaccaattaatttattttcccaattaatttccttttCGCATTGTCATGTAATAATTTCCAATTATAAAGTCTGTTCTTTAGTTATCTTTTTCTCTATTGTATATCAATTTtagtttgatttatttcttaaacatCATTTGACTCTTTTCATTACCAATAACAATCACTCTTCATAGACAATCTTTACTTTCCAGCTGATTTCACCTCcgtgttttccattttccattccatttcACCATCAATCATGAGGCTTGCACATATTTTGCACACCCCAACGCACTTGGAAACTGGAATTGGCTGGAATCTTTAGAGACAATGCCTGCCATTGATGGcagatatgatatgatatgatccGGAGCACTACGGAATATGGAAACGAACTGCTGATAAGTGGGTTGCTCCTCGAAACGCAAAACTCCTTCAccacacaccaaaaaaaatgagttaagATCATATCtctcatatcatatcatttcatatcatatcataatcCTCTGAAATATGAAAGTTCCCTTATATGATTATAATTtctgataataataaaattatttttgtttaaatacatctTAATATTGGCTTTTTTCCTAGAAGTTTTTTGTGTGCATAGAGGACAATAACATGATTCACAATTTGCGCGCTAACTTTGGTCTGGGTTTCTGGGTCGAAATTCGTCACATGACGGAGGCTGCTGATAAGGAAAGTTGCAGGTGAAGAGAGaaggagagggagagagaaaaAGGGGCTGGAAAGTCAGagactttgaaatatttcttttttttctggttctgGTCAGATGGCAACAATACTATACCGCTATATCATAGCGATCTGCCTGCCGGAACGCATGGTTAATTGTGACAAGTGATCGTTAACGTATTGCGCCAAGTGGTAATTGCCGTAAATCATTTACGAACTCGGGTTTTCAATGGAATTTTCCCCGACATCACTTCCCCATTCCGAATCATGGGTTTCCAGAAGAAAttcattttgaaatattaatatattattcttTCCCTTTTGATCCAGAGAGCCATGGAGAAGAAGGTGTACCAGGACACAACCCGACCGCTCCCGAAGGTTTCCCGGACGCGGTACTACAATAGGCACGATAAGAGCGATCTGGGCGAGGACTTTGTGGCCCCCGACGGCGGATGGGCGTGGCTCGTTTGCGTGGCCGCCGGCGTTTCCAATGTAGGTAAAACCAAGccaattttctatttaatataaCCATCATATATCATTtaatatatcatatcatatatttctaatatatatataaagtcagagaatagatctacacagagaaaaaaacggaacaataTGGAACTGATActgtttcatatcaatttttccataacaaaatggtatgatttcatatcattatggtacaaaatcatatcttcggaaatatcattttgacatGAAAACAGATGGGACcaaaattgttattaaaaaatacccGATTTTGTACAGAACAGataataacatttatataatataatttatatcatatatttgtaatatatatatagagagaATAAGTTTCCCATTCCGAATGCCTCTAATAGATCTCCCTTACAGCTATCCATTTATCCCTGCCTGCAACAGTTTGGCTTTCTGTTCAGGGAGCGCCTTGGTGATCTGGGCATGTCCAGTTCCCAGATCACTTGCATTATCAACACCAATCCGGCCGTATCGGCCTGTACGGGTCTGTTGAATGGACCGATGTTCAGGAGGTTCACCTTCCGGCAGGTGGCCATGGCCGGTGCACTCCTAATCTCCAGTGGCATCGCACTGACCGCCTTCTGTGAAACCTTCCTGGGCTATATGGTGGCCTACGCCCTGCTCTTTGGTGAGTAATCAATGAACTCGTGGGTTTATGATATAATACTTTTGTTTGtgaattattatgtatttaagGGAAATATCATAGCtatgaaaccaaatttccTTTCGAGGAACCTTTAAACAAAAGGGTCTTAAAATTCTTCGGTTTcaagataaattaaataaccaaCTCGGAAATATATAACTTTCCCCTACCTTCTGTATaaacgtttttctttttttaattcatcaacactcaaaaaaaaattttagaaaatcgcctatggatttgctttactggcgatttttttctatatttctggaatatttcttgaatttaatgaattttgattaattggaagaaaattttctttaccagtagaaaatttttttattttaaagaaaaaaatcgccagtgaagcaaatccataggcgattttctaaaattcagggcgattcattttctgagtgaaggatcttaaataaaagtattaaaattacaatacatttttattcttttagtATTTCTATTTTACTTAGTtactatattattttaattattttgtagcaTAGAAAGATATACAAATAGGATATAGTTATAACTtataatgtatatatttcCTTTAAAGAACCTTACAACAAAAGGGTCTTCAAATTTTTCGGTTTCaagataaattaaatacccaactcgaaaaaatataactttttatacaaaatctttttttttttattttaattatcaaactgagaaataaataactaaatatccttaaaaaattatcatttaataaaacttaaaatataccaTTTAATTATGCCAATTATACCATAATAAAAAAGGtacccttttttaattttattattataaaccaataaataaataatacccttcatttaattaagtttgggacttgaaaatattaaaaattcgtACTTTTACctatatagaaatatgatatagttataatgtatatatttttctcaaccCACAGGCTTCGGCATGGGCATCAGTGTGTCCGCCTCCTCGCTGGCGATCAACACGTACTTCCAGCAGAAGCGACGTCGGGCGGCGGGATTCTCGTGGACCATCACCGGCCTGGGTCCGATCTTCCTGCCCCACCTGGTCACCTTCCTGCTGACCATCTACGGTGTCCAGGGGACGACGCTCCTCTTCGCGGCCATCTCGCTGCACTCGTTTGTGTGTGCCCTGATCTACCAGCCGGTTCGCTACCATGTCAGGCCGCCGGAGGATCAGCCGGCGGATGCGGAGCAGCAGGCGGCGGATCAGCAGACGCTGTGTGCCCACTGTGCCTGGCAGCAGAAGCGGGAGCCGGGCGGGATCTTCTCCAGCCAGTATCTGTGCCAGGACGACGATGCCCAGCGGCCGGGCTACGAGATCTGTGAGCCCGGCACTCCGATGCTCTCGCGGGCCAACGATGGGTGGTACGGATCCCGTCTGTCCCTGACCTCCGGTCGCCTGCGATTCCGCACGATCTCGAGTTCCAAGGATCTGGAGCAGACGCAGCGGCTCCACTGCCCAATcagcgaggaggagcagggcCACGAGAGTCACGATGAGTTCCTGCGACCGAATAACTTTCGCCGGGAGCGGGTGGAATCGAATCTGGAGGCCAAGCTATGTTGTCGCTGCTCGGAGAAGCAGCGGGAGGAGCACAACAATAACCAAAAGGgaagggaaaaggaaaaggaggaggaggaggaggaggagcctcCGCTGCACGATCCCCAGATGAGTTTCCTGGCCAAAGTGGTGACCTTCTTTGACCTCGACCTGCTGCGCGATTTCACCTTTGTAAATCTGGTGGCAGGATTGACGATCATCAACTTTGGAGAGCTCAACTTCTCCATCCTGACGCCCTTCATCCTGGTTGACTTTGGGTTCGACACGCCGCAAATTACGTTGGCCATGTCGCTGCTGGCGGGACTGGACATCACCATGCGCTTCCTGGTGCCCTTCCTCACCGAGAAGATACCGTGGGACAATCGGGTCTTCTTCCTCATCGGCGTCGTGGGCATCGCCTTGGGGCGCACAGTGGTCGCCTGCACGCGATCCTACAGCATGATCCTCTGCAGCTTCGTGTGGATCGGCCTCTGCAAGGGGGTGCGCACCATCTTCTGGCCGCTGATCATACCCGGCTATGTGCCCCTCAACCGCCTGCCGGGAGCCTCGGGACTCCAGCTCCTCATCTCGGGACTGTTCACCCTGATCGGCGGACCATTTGTGGGTGAGTGCTCTTCAAAATCATtggataaattttaaatttacatcattataaatatctattttatatatatttattatttgtaaacatcTGTTTCGAATCTATTTGATATCTGTGAATATCTGTTTGATATCTGTAAATATCTGTTTGATATTTGTAAATATCTTTTTGATATCTTTAAATATCAGTTTGAAATCTGTAAATATCTGTTTGATATATCGATTTGCGTTAAAATCTTAGCTGTTGGCcttaatttgtccaaattactacagaaaaaactgattttttggCTAAAATTCGAGTGTTTActttccaccctaaaatatcagcttttttttgccgaaacagaggaaataatagcccaaatatggaatgccatacctcgttgaactcgtaataaaatccacaatcgattggcatttcaacctggaaatttttgccattttttgcaaaaaaatatgatgttACCCCCtatcaaaaatgcaaaaattggtcaaaaactaaatttatttcacTAGATctgtaaaaatttgtttttatctggtctacaatatttaataatgttcCCTTTTATTTGCAGGCCTGGTGCGTGACCGCTACAACTATTCGGTTACCCTGCACTGTCTCAACATGATGTCCTTTGTGGCGGCGGCCTCCTGGACCTTGGAGGCCCTGGTTCGGCGGCATCGTCGCAAGCGGCGCCTGGTGGACAGTTGAGGAGGCGTTATCCAACTCAAAGACATTGTAGCATAGGaacaactcttttttttttgctagccctaagaaaatgttttgtatAATAAATGTGCCCGAGCATTAATTGCTTTCCAAATGCCCAGAAGTGTGCCAAGCTAAACTACACAAATGTTCGTTGGCTTTCCGATAGTCTACTTTTTGGGCTTGtatgtttatatattaaaagtccgatgatattttatttgtattcaatCATACTTACAAAGTAGCGTAGGTACAtgactttgatttattttattttatttgatcgtTCGTTTGTTAATTTTTGCTACATTTTGGTTCCCCATCGATTATAACGTTGTCAACCGCTCGACAACCGACTCTTCGGATAGATTGAAATAGATATAatagatatatttatacatagaACTAAAACTAGCGAAGGGAGAGccggaacaaaaaaaaaaacaaaaaaaaagaatacaaatcCTTTTGCGAATACATAGTTTATTCTAGGGGTAACTCCACTTCTTTGGATACTCGTGGTCCTCTTCATCGTCTATGTGTTTATAAAGCTACCAAATGCGAAAATACTCTAACTTTGATTCGGGATCTCTCTCCTAACGTAGCACTTCCAAAGACTTTGCTCTATAACTATGTGGAATCCTCGGTCCTTTTTACGATCATCGGGAGCCTTTGGGGGAAATATATTACAACAGGAGGGGGTTAAAGGGGGGTGGGGGGAGATCGTGACCTTGGCTCGACCTCTATCTGGGCGACGGAGAAATCGTGGACCTCGCTGTCGGTCGCTGAAGTGCAGCCGCCGTCGGTGCTGCTGTCACAATCGTGATGACCTGTGGTGTAGTATGTGATGTTTTTTGTGGGTGGTGCGTGTATGAAAATGTGTGTAGATAGTGTGTAGATGGTATGTAGATATGGTGTAGATAGTGTGTAGATAGTGTGTAGATAGTGTGCGGTGGAGACAAGAGAGAAGCTCGATTACATGTCTAGACGAGGTGAGTTGCGATTTACTTTGGAATTTCCGTCGATGATCTCCACGGGCTCAGCGGGCACATAAGAGGACAATCCCATCAGCCCGAAAATATCCGGCGTATAGTTGCGCAGCTGCGAGGAactggtgggcgtggccgacTTCACTTCGCCAGCTAAGTGGGTTAGATAAGtggtgaaattaaataagctGCTGCATCGTTTAATCCAAAAATGTAAGGCTATAAACGATGAAGCAGCTGCAAAAGCAGTTTTTATGCAGACCCATCTGAATATCAAAATATGTCATACACATgtgaaattaaactaaatgatTCCGGTGTACAGTTTCAGCTTATTGGCTGCTGCATCGTTTAATCCGAAAATGTAAGGCTATAAACGATGAAGCAGCTGCAAAAGCAGTTCTTATACAGAGCACAAGGACTCTTCTGAATATCAAAATATGCTATAcataatttaaactaaatgaTTTAGGTGTAAAATTTCAGTTTGGCTGCTGCATCGTTTGATCCAAAAATGTAACAATGTAAATAATGTATAAACGATGAAGCAGCTGCAAAAGCAGTTCTTATACAGAGCACAAGACTCTTCTGAATATCAAAATAAGCCATGCATATGTGAAATTAAACTAAGTGATTCTGGTTTACATGTTCAGCTTTTCGGCTGCTGCATCGTTTAGACCACCAGTTTAAGGATATGGCTTTAAGTTACCTGGAGTAGGTCGCATGCGTGGAAAGCGCGGTGCTGGCGTCTGGTAAACTGGTCTTGGCGCCGAACCGGAGGCCACATGACGATCCCGATCCCTTTCCCTTTCCCGATCCCCGTGCTCCTGCTGCCGCTGCGGCTGCGGCGTGACCACGTAGACCTTCTCGTTGGTCTGCGGCAGGATGGCCACCTGGGCCTGTTTCCACAGCTCCTTGGGCGCCGGAGTGCTGCGCACGTAAAGTGGAGCCACCACAGTGGTTGTCGTagtgctggtggtggtggtgggtgaTGTTGCGGTGGTGACTGGACTCTGGGTGGTCATGGCCGCGGTGGATCTCAGTCGCTGCTGCTGAAGATCGTGGTAATCGAAATGCAGCCGGTTGTCCTCGATGGGCTGGAAGCCGCCCAGCAGATGCAGTTGCTCCAGATTGTTGATGGAGGTGGACAAATCACCGGCATCTGTGGGCAGCGGAGCACCACCCAGTTCGAAGCCCTCGCCCCGCGTGGTCTTCGATTGCCTCGATTGCTTCGATTGCTTCGGAATCTCTGGTGCTggtgtggtggtggtggtggtcagGTACTCGGAGGGTATGTGCTTGCTCCTTCCGCGAATTGTGGGCGTGCTGGGTCGATGCGACAGCGAGTTGTACTCCTGCTCCGTCCAGCCATCGATGTTGTGCTGCAGCCGCGAGATGTCCACTCCGAATCCTTGATGGCCAGGTGGTGGTGGCCTTGTCTTGGTCTTGGTCTCCCTCTCCCGCTTGAGCAGCTCCCTCAGATTGGAGGCCAGAATCTTGGTCAGATATTTGGTGGTGCGTCGCGATGGTGGTGCCGTCACCGTGGCCGTGGCCAGCTTGGATTCCTGCTGCTCGTGTGGCTCCTCCTCGAGATCgttgtgatgatgatgattctggtgctgctgcttcgAGGGCGTCCAGCTCTCGAAGGGGCGTGGCCGCTGCTTGGTCGTGTAGGGAATGATCACCTGTTGTGGTTGCGGTGGTGGTGCCATTCCGGCGAACTGACCGCTGGCATCGATGGCTCCGTAGGTGGAAGTGGGCGTGGGTGGGCCCACAGTGGGCGTGTACACCTGACTCAGCCGGAAGCTGAGATCAGCGGGATCCCGGGTGAAGGGTCtccctgctgctcctcctcctcccaagTGATTGATGGGTGAGTCCAGCAGACGCTTGGGGGTTTCCCTGCCTCGTCCAATCCCCTGACGGTAATTCTGGGCATGCGATTGGATTAGGTGATTATTTAGCTCGATGGCAGGTGAGGATGTGGCCGGAACCccagtggtggtggtggtgggcaTCTCCGTGGTGGTGCTGTAGACCAAAGTGCTGGTCTCCTCCTGAAATTGCTCGGCATAGTAGAAGGAATCCtgttcctgctcctgctgcaatTGCTGTTGCGACGAGGCAGCTGGATAATTATCcgccggtggtggtggtggtgactGCGTCGTCGTCTCCGCAAAGTGACCCAACTCGGTGAGCAGCTGGGAGGCGGGCAAATGCTGATGCACCTGACCACTGCTCAAATCCTCCAGCTGATAGCGAACCGTACTGATCTGCACTGGAGGCTCGGAGGAgggcacctcctcctcctgctgagCACCTGATCCCAGATCGATGGCATGCGACTGGACAAAGGTGGCCGGGTATTCGACGGAGGTCACAAAGTCCGTCACCTGGTGGCTCTGGACAATCTCGAAGCTGGAGGTGCTGGCCGGCGGTGGAGGAGTTGCAACCACAACGGGCACCACGGGTCGCACCTCCGATTGGGCCACCACGTTCTCCTGAAGCTTCACTGGTTGCaccacctgctgctgctgcaccacCGGACGGAATGGCTGGGCATTGTACAGTGGTGGCAGTGGCACCGCCAGCGGCAGGAAGACATTCGATCCGGATGGACTGGGTCGGAACTGCACCGCCCGCTGGCGTTGCTGGGATGCCTGAGCCACTGGCTGCTGTTGCACCTgccatgttgcatgttgcaggtgctgctgctgttgctgttgctgcgggAGATGCttgagttgctgctgctgcacttgcAACAGCTGGTTGTTCACCTGCTGACCCACCATCGGCACCCAGGGATACTTGTTGCACAAACTGCACGGCTTGCCACCGGCATCGAAACCCGAGGCAACGGGCTTTGGATAAGCATAACTCAGCGAATTGGTGGCACTCAGCTGCTGATCCTTCGGCGATTGATTGCCTCCACCCAGGCCAAACCATCTGGCCACGCGGGTCATGAATCCGGAGGCTTCGGGAATGGAAATTGGAGTGGAGGAGACTGCAGGAACCGCTGGAGATCCTGCTCCGGCATGGGAGAGCCGCTGGGGAATGGGCAGTGGCGGGGGAACCAGGTGATCCGCCGGCTGGGCGGGCAATGCCGATCTGCCCAGGGAGGAAACCGACTGCGATGTGGATACCGCCAGCCAGGAGGTGAGAAGCATCAAGGTGAGAGGACCCAGAGATCCTCGATGGAGAGCCTGGTaggaaaaagagagaaaaagagagagagtgaTCCAATTAGCTGACAATTTTCACTTTCCATCTCATAAATCCCCGCCAAGGTTATCATTTATAGAGAGCAGGCGATCCGGTTGCCGACAGAGATGAAAGATGTGATCCGGTTCGGAGTTGTGGTTGACATTCGGCAAATCGAGATATCACAGGGAAAACAGGAGCATTTTAAACGACAAGGTCGAATGAAAAGCTCTTCGACTCCTCGAAAAGGTGACCCAAATATTATCTAATTGCTTCCTAATTTGCTCttgattaaaacttaatttttcaattttaagatagatttattgaaatttgaatGACATCCCTTGGTCCCTTTTCAAAAATGGTGACCCCAAAATATGTACTAATAAACCCTAAAAAATCTCTTCGACTCCTCGAAAAGGTGACCCAAATATTATCAAATAGCTTCCTAATTTGCTCTTGATTGAAACTTAATTTGTCCATTTTAAGAtagatttattgaaatttgaatGACATATCTTGAGCTTTCCAAAAGGGTGACCCCAATATATGTACTAATAAACcctaataaataatttctaaatggtataatattaaaatttaatttaccagAAGATTCTTTTCATAAACCACATGGTCTATTACACTTTGTTATAACCTTTAACCAAAAAATCGACgacaataataaattaatatcagaTTCTTGGACGACGATAATGGCATTTAAATGGAAAGACTTGCACGAACTGATTAAACTCCAGCACTCGGAGCACAAACAAGTTTGACTCAGTCGTAATATATGTGGTGCCGCGCGATAAAGACCCAATTATCAGGTGCTAAGTGGGAAttcctttggttttttgaGGAACCATTCAAAAACTAGCTTGAGGAAAATTCTCAAAAATTCTCTACAACTATTAAACCtaataaaacttttgtttATGTTGAAATTTAACCAAATGGACGCTACTTTCTCCGGGTGGATTTCGGGTTGGTCAAGTGGGGTTTGGTCAGTGGTCACTTGTCCAAATTGATAATTAGCCCAGGCAATTGGCCGCCAGCTACTGGCCAACTCCCCTTTTCTACCATTTCCCACATATCTACACTCGACCGCAAAAAAATCTCGGATGATGACTTCCTCCCCAACTCATGTGCATCTCTAAACGACAATTTGCCATTATTTATGGCCATGATTTTCATCCGCTGATTTATTGCCAACTGACTGAACTGCATCCGATCCGATTGATGGCCATCACAGAGGCCGAGCAGAGCCACCCCCTCACAAGGTCGACTGGAGGTCAACAGATATCTGGGGAAATTGTGGGAAGCGTTCGGaaaatcacacaaaaagtGTACAAGTGTGGGAAACAAAAGATCGATCAATGGAACagactaaaattatttttaaaatctaaaaaggtCCATAACTTATTGAAAtaggatttattttaattgtaaattctgataattacttaaaaaaaaacatttttttccaaaccTACTAAGAAATAAGCGTTTTTATGTGCAAATTCTACAGATAttaatagtttattttttttgatctgttttttttttcaaatttagaaGAGAGTTTGTCACTGAACTTTTGATTCCCCAAAGGTGGATTTAAAATCCAAATACCATTAAAAAACCAACCCCTTTAGACGACTATAGACCCCGTTTCCCAGTCCCCCAGTGAGCCGGCAACTAATTATGTGAAAATTAGCTCTCATTAATGTGAGTTATCAATAAGCAGCCAAAAAAACGGAGACCGAGACCGAGACAGCTGAGACACAGGGCCAACAATGGGCGTTCACTTTcccataattattattattttatgtgcTTATTCAGCTCGTCTCCTATTTGGGATACTTCCACGTAGAAGCTGCGATTCAAGTCAACCTCTCAGCTCAACGTAATTCAATTATGCCCGCCGACGACTACGAGATGGTATGGGCATCAAAACAAAAGCAGATCCGCGGGGGccaccaaagccaaagccaaagccactGCCACCGCTACTCAATCCGAAGACGAAAACGAATCCCATCCCACTCCGCTGGAATCCACCTCGTCCACATGGCGATGTCGCTGGGTTGGCAATAAATCGAGGTCGCCGCAATTTGAAAAGAAAGTGAAATTCTGCAACTGTTGGCAAACAACCGAGCAGCTGATGGATGGAGGAGTCAGTCGTCTCTTACACTGAGAAAATCCCAAATTACACtgataaaaaaggaaaagtgtacgttcaaaagtgtaaaaaaaattaataaaaaaatgtaatatcaaaaagaaattattatatgtGAAGTGTACGTTCGAAAatgtaaagaaaaaatttttaaaaatttaatatcaaatttacATTATCACATGTAAAGTGTACGTTCGAAAatgtaaagaaaaaaatgtaataaaaattcaatatcaaatttacattattatatgttaaaaatgagattaataatttttatgtacTGTTATTGATTATTATAAATCTTTCTCTGtgagaatttaataaaatgtgaaTCCAAATTAAAgtgtattatttaatattattttttttttaattttgttatacaCTATTCGAAAACAAGCACTCGAGAAACTTCGAAAAGAACAACACTACAGAGATTTAAGTAAATAgggttttattataattaacacCCTCAGGGCAGGCTTTTCGGCAGTCTTTTCGCCAAGTGAAGTCCCCAGCCAAAGTCTGGGTCTGGATCGGATCTGGTTGGAACTCTGGGAACTGACTGTGCGACAGAGCcaaaaaaaactcgtttcGTGTCGATAATAAAAGCAACTCCCGCCGGAGAGGATCTGCAACATGCAACCTTGGCTTTGCACttgaaaatttcttgaaaaatgGGAAACTCATGGGCCCATAGAGCCCATAGGGTTTTGACAAAtgggatatatatatacgtatgtatataGTGGGCCTAGGCGAATGCACGCGATCCAACAATGTGCTTGGGAATCTTTTTCGGGGGCAAAATAAGCAAACCGCAATTGTGTTGGCCCGTCATCGCGCATATATGAGAGACGGAGAGACCATCTGCATCTTCGCCTCCTCTGCGCAAAAGTGAAATTGTCGATAAAACTCGGGATCTTGATGGGGGTTGCggggataaaaaaaaaatataaacaacaaaaactgtCACAGTGCGGCACTAGGTTTTCCAAGCACCAACAACTACAAACATCGGTGTTTGCAGCCATATTTCACTTCAGCACaacaaaagccaaagaaattaattatgaaaatatacTCATATCGCATGAGCCGTTGGAAATATtgttgcaaaaaaataagaaataaaaaaaggaaaagaaaaggcagaggcacaaaaacaaaacaaagtaatggcaacaacaaa
This window contains:
- the LOC108058183 gene encoding monocarboxylate transporter 9 isoform X1 encodes the protein MEKKVYQDTTRPLPKVSRTRYYNRHDKSDLGEDFVAPDGGWAWLVCVAAGVSNLSIYPCLQQFGFLFRERLGDLGMSSSQITCIINTNPAVSACTGLLNGPMFRRFTFRQVAMAGALLISSGIALTAFCETFLGYMVAYALLFGFGMGISVSASSLAINTYFQQKRRRAAGFSWTITGLGPIFLPHLVTFLLTIYGVQGTTLLFAAISLHSFVCALIYQPVRYHVRPPEDQPADAEQQAADQQTLCAHCAWQQKREPGGIFSSQYLCQDDDAQRPGYEICEPGTPMLSRANDGWYGSRLSLTSGRLRFRTISSSKDLEQTQRLHCPISEEEQGHESHDEFLRPNNFRRERVESNLEAKLCCRCSEKQREEHNNNQKGREKEKEEEEEEEPPLHDPQMSFLAKVVTFFDLDLLRDFTFVNLVAGLTIINFGELNFSILTPFILVDFGFDTPQITLAMSLLAGLDITMRFLVPFLTEKIPWDNRVFFLIGVVGIALGRTVVACTRSYSMILCSFVWIGLCKGVRTIFWPLIIPGYVPLNRLPGASGLQLLISGLFTLIGGPFVGLVRDRYNYSVTLHCLNMMSFVAAASWTLEALVRRHRRKRRLVDS
- the LOC108058183 gene encoding monocarboxylate transporter 9 isoform X2, producing the protein MSSSQITCIINTNPAVSACTGLLNGPMFRRFTFRQVAMAGALLISSGIALTAFCETFLGYMVAYALLFGFGMGISVSASSLAINTYFQQKRRRAAGFSWTITGLGPIFLPHLVTFLLTIYGVQGTTLLFAAISLHSFVCALIYQPVRYHVRPPEDQPADAEQQAADQQTLCAHCAWQQKREPGGIFSSQYLCQDDDAQRPGYEICEPGTPMLSRANDGWYGSRLSLTSGRLRFRTISSSKDLEQTQRLHCPISEEEQGHESHDEFLRPNNFRRERVESNLEAKLCCRCSEKQREEHNNNQKGREKEKEEEEEEEPPLHDPQMSFLAKVVTFFDLDLLRDFTFVNLVAGLTIINFGELNFSILTPFILVDFGFDTPQITLAMSLLAGLDITMRFLVPFLTEKIPWDNRVFFLIGVVGIALGRTVVACTRSYSMILCSFVWIGLCKGVRTIFWPLIIPGYVPLNRLPGASGLQLLISGLFTLIGGPFVGLVRDRYNYSVTLHCLNMMSFVAAASWTLEALVRRHRRKRRLVDS
- the LOC108058182 gene encoding mucin-2; translation: MALHRGSLGPLTLMLLTSWLAVSTSQSVSSLGRSALPAQPADHLVPPPLPIPQRLSHAGAGSPAVPAVSSTPISIPEASGFMTRVARWFGLGGGNQSPKDQQLSATNSLSYAYPKPVASGFDAGGKPCSLCNKYPWVPMVGQQVNNQLLQVQQQQLKHLPQQQQQQQHLQHATWQVQQQPVAQASQQRQRAVQFRPSPSGSNVFLPLAVPLPPLYNAQPFRPVVQQQQVVQPVKLQENVVAQSEVRPVVPVVVATPPPPASTSSFEIVQSHQVTDFVTSVEYPATFVQSHAIDLGSGAQQEEEVPSSEPPVQISTVRYQLEDLSSGQVHQHLPASQLLTELGHFAETTTQSPPPPPADNYPAASSQQQLQQEQEQDSFYYAEQFQEETSTLVYSTTTEMPTTTTTGVPATSSPAIELNNHLIQSHAQNYRQGIGRGRETPKRLLDSPINHLGGGGAAGRPFTRDPADLSFRLSQVYTPTVGPPTPTSTYGAIDASGQFAGMAPPPQPQQVIIPYTTKQRPRPFESWTPSKQQHQNHHHHNDLEEEPHEQQESKLATATVTAPPSRRTTKYLTKILASNLRELLKRERETKTKTRPPPPGHQGFGVDISRLQHNIDGWTEQEYNSLSHRPSTPTIRGRSKHIPSEYLTTTTTTPAPEIPKQSKQSRQSKTTRGEGFELGGAPLPTDAGDLSTSINNLEQLHLLGGFQPIEDNRLHFDYHDLQQQRLRSTAAMTTQSPVTTATSPTTTTSTTTTTVVAPLYVRSTPAPKELWKQAQVAILPQTNEKVYVVTPQPQRQQEHGDRERERDRDRHVASGSAPRPVYQTPAPRFPRMRPTPAGEVKSATPTSSSQLRNYTPDIFGLMGLSSYVPAEPVEIIDGNSKVITIVTAAPTAAALQRPTARSTISPSPR